One Capsicum annuum cultivar UCD-10X-F1 unplaced genomic scaffold, UCD10Xv1.1 ctg17236, whole genome shotgun sequence genomic region harbors:
- the LOC124890435 gene encoding disease resistance protein RPS2-like: MELMPCQCLQVSCPNLEVLQLYKANSITALCSHQLPTAYFRKLEKLEVRDCGKLRNLMSPSVTRGLLNLRTLLIQECQSMEEVITEEEQQVEEIVTNEPLFPRVEVLKLYSFPKLGHFILTRHALEFPFLREVDINECPKMKTFIQQETVSTLHAKVCLNDDELKVVDLNEPMFNSK, from the coding sequence ATGGAGTTGATGCCTTGTCAATGTTTGCAGGTTTCTTGTCCCAACCTGGAAGTGCTACAACTCTATAAGGCTAACAGCATAACTGCTCTGTGCTCTCACCAACTTCCAACTGCCTACTTCAGAAAGCTTGAAAAATTGGAAGTACGGGATTGTGgaaaattaagaaacttgatgTCTCCGTCAGTGACCAGAGGTCTTCTGAATCTCCGAACACTACTGATACAAGAATGCCAATCAATGGAAGAAGTGATcacagaagaagaacaacaagtaGAAGAAATCGTGACTAATGAGCCCTTATTTCCCCGAGTGGAAGTGCTGAAACTTTACAGTTTTCCAAAGCTGGGGCATTTTATTCTGACTAGGCATGCTCTTGAATTTCCATTTCTTAGAGAAGTGGATATTAATGAATGCCCTAAAATGAAGACATTTATCCAACAGGAAACTGTGAGTACACTACATGCTAAGGTTTGTCTCAATGATGATGAGCTGAAAGTTGTTGATCTCAATGAACCGATGTTCAATTCTAAG